From Pararhodobacter zhoushanensis, the proteins below share one genomic window:
- a CDS encoding NAD-dependent deacylase, giving the protein MRIVILTGAGISAESGLGTFRDKDGLWTRYDLNDAATPEGFARNPQLVTDFYNARRANCAAADPNAAHHALARLEAALPGEVMIVTQNVDDLHQRAGSQAVIPMHGALMSALCTGCGHRWPAPVAMALSDLCPACGKARTRPDVVWFGEIPYHMDAIVDAVTDCEIFAAIGTSGQVYPAAGLAAEARRAGAQCVELNLERSEISRAFHERHFGPATLVVPAWVDRLLAQS; this is encoded by the coding sequence ATGCGGATCGTCATACTGACCGGCGCGGGGATCTCGGCGGAAAGCGGGCTGGGGACGTTTCGCGACAAGGACGGGCTGTGGACGCGCTATGATCTGAACGACGCCGCCACCCCCGAGGGCTTCGCGCGCAACCCGCAGCTGGTGACGGATTTCTACAACGCCCGGCGCGCCAATTGCGCCGCCGCAGACCCCAACGCGGCGCATCACGCGCTGGCGAGGCTGGAGGCGGCACTGCCCGGTGAGGTGATGATCGTCACGCAGAACGTCGATGATCTGCACCAGCGCGCCGGTTCGCAGGCGGTCATCCCGATGCACGGCGCGCTGATGTCGGCGCTTTGCACGGGCTGCGGGCATCGCTGGCCCGCGCCGGTGGCGATGGCGCTGAGCGACCTGTGCCCGGCCTGCGGCAAGGCCCGGACCCGGCCCGATGTCGTCTGGTTCGGCGAGATCCCCTATCACATGGACGCCATTGTCGACGCCGTCACCGACTGCGAGATTTTCGCCGCCATCGGCACGTCGGGGCAGGTCTATCCCGCCGCCGGTCTGGCGGCCGAGGCGCGCCGGGCGGGGGCACAGTGCGTTGAGCTCAATCTCGAGCGCTCCGAGATCTCACGCGCCTTCCATGAGCGCCATTTCGGTCCCGCGACCCTTGTCGTGCCCGCGTGGGTGGATAGGCTGCTGGCTCAATCCTGA